One stretch of Candidatus Bathyarchaeia archaeon DNA includes these proteins:
- a CDS encoding beta-propeller domain-containing protein: MVQKQITRKTPIYGVVGILTAIILVAMIYSYSAPALTPSPSPMLNTTPNPSPSSTSSPNPSDLTAALPTPNQNVTPIHNFMSYTELQTFLENNSNTNTYWLRVADQTLGEGVPMPAPAPTSTPIATYAASQESGKGLDGSYSQTNIQVAGVDEADTVKTDGNYIYLIANNTVYIINAAAVDPSQATVAAKIFGDDKSSSYLSGIYLSEDGSKLAVLGNKYMPYPEVDNEDTFIATSYWSGSTTFAYVYDVSKPSNPILTRNFTMSGNYFNSRMIGDYVYVIINENVYLEKDDTFNVPIVFRGTQASNVAATNILYVPSPYNVNTYTTVVAINIMDDAKAPTETTVIMDGSSQMYVSADNIYITTPNYSSSSDTTSIYRINIQEDTVTAQAQGAVFGSPINQYAMDEYNGYFRIATTTWIQDNATTSDGVVFKVSRQVNSIYVLDMDMQVVGKLERFKMDENLYSVRFAGDKCYVVTFKQIDPFFIIDMSNPAAPRVAGELEIPGYSTFLYPMDENHVIGLGKENSTLKLSLFDVSNVNAPIEVAKYIVDAKYSDSTALYEPHAFLYDPQRQMLVIPVSVNDMPIIMPLRPTGDEETTTGKIDYWQGAYIFSVDTSSGFTLQGAITQMDDLGALAADPTLPIKSGYAWRDYNHMINRALYIDDVLYTFSQSRVQLNSLNDFALLAKIDLC, encoded by the coding sequence ATGGTTCAAAAACAAATCACAAGAAAAACGCCAATTTACGGCGTAGTCGGCATCCTCACAGCCATTATTCTAGTCGCCATGATTTACAGCTACAGTGCGCCTGCCCTCACCCCAAGCCCTTCGCCGATGTTAAACACCACACCAAATCCCTCGCCTTCATCAACATCGTCCCCCAACCCAAGCGATTTAACTGCTGCTTTGCCTACCCCTAACCAAAATGTGACGCCGATTCACAACTTTATGTCTTATACGGAACTCCAAACGTTTTTGGAAAACAACAGCAACACCAACACTTACTGGCTACGGGTAGCAGACCAAACACTTGGTGAAGGCGTCCCCATGCCAGCACCTGCCCCTACAAGCACACCCATAGCTACTTATGCTGCAAGTCAAGAGTCAGGAAAAGGACTCGATGGCAGTTACTCCCAAACTAACATACAAGTAGCAGGCGTTGACGAAGCAGACACCGTGAAAACCGACGGCAACTACATCTACCTCATCGCCAACAACACCGTCTACATAATAAACGCTGCAGCCGTTGACCCAAGCCAAGCCACAGTTGCCGCCAAAATATTCGGTGACGACAAGAGCAGCAGTTACTTGTCTGGAATCTACCTAAGCGAAGACGGAAGTAAACTAGCAGTTTTGGGCAACAAGTACATGCCTTACCCTGAAGTCGACAATGAAGATACCTTCATTGCAACTTCTTACTGGAGTGGCTCCACAACTTTTGCGTATGTCTACGACGTGTCTAAACCATCTAATCCCATTCTGACAAGAAACTTTACCATGAGCGGCAACTACTTTAACTCCCGCATGATTGGCGACTACGTCTACGTGATAATCAACGAGAACGTTTACTTGGAAAAAGATGACACCTTTAATGTGCCTATAGTTTTCAGAGGAACCCAAGCCTCCAATGTAGCAGCAACCAACATCCTCTACGTACCCTCCCCATACAACGTTAACACCTACACCACAGTGGTCGCCATTAACATCATGGACGACGCCAAGGCACCCACAGAAACAACAGTGATTATGGATGGAAGCAGCCAAATGTATGTCTCAGCAGACAACATCTACATCACCACACCCAACTACAGCAGCTCAAGTGACACCACCAGCATCTACCGCATAAACATACAAGAAGACACGGTAACCGCACAGGCTCAAGGCGCCGTGTTTGGTTCACCAATTAACCAGTACGCCATGGACGAATACAACGGGTACTTCCGCATCGCAACAACCACATGGATACAGGACAACGCAACCACAAGCGACGGCGTAGTCTTCAAAGTTAGCCGACAGGTAAACAGCATCTACGTGCTTGACATGGACATGCAGGTTGTTGGTAAACTGGAGCGATTCAAGATGGATGAAAACCTTTACTCAGTGCGGTTTGCAGGCGACAAATGCTACGTTGTAACCTTCAAACAGATTGACCCCTTCTTCATCATTGACATGAGCAACCCAGCGGCTCCCCGAGTTGCAGGAGAGCTTGAAATTCCAGGCTACTCCACGTTCCTGTACCCGATGGATGAAAACCACGTTATCGGCTTAGGCAAAGAAAACAGCACACTGAAACTTTCGCTCTTTGACGTTTCAAACGTTAACGCCCCAATCGAAGTCGCCAAATACATTGTTGACGCTAAGTACTCTGATTCGACGGCACTTTATGAGCCTCACGCGTTCCTGTATGACCCCCAGCGCCAGATGCTGGTTATCCCCGTGTCAGTGAACGATATGCCAATTATCATGCCGTTGCGTCCAACAGGCGATGAGGAAACTACAACAGGCAAAATTGACTACTGGCAAGGCGCCTACATCTTCAGTGTTGACACCTCAAGCGGGTTCACACTACAAGGCGCAATCACTCAGATGGATGACTTAGGTGCATTAGCCGCTGACCCCACGTTGCCAATAAAAAGCGGCTACGCGTGGAGAGACTATAACCACATGATTAACCGCGCCCTCTACATAGATGACGTACTCTACACTTTCAGCCAAAGCCGAGTACAACTAAACAGCCTCAACGACTTCGCGTTGTTGGCAAAAATCGACCTTTGCTAA
- the asnS gene encoding asparagine--tRNA ligase, which produces MVLVKIREILDGNCTDKPVSVRGWVYRKRQGKELIFIVIRDSTGVIQCTVKKVNAAAWAEAEKLTIESALTLDGTAKPDSRAPGGYEIAAEAVAIIGLAEVFPIAKDKSEEFIRDMRHLWLRSRKMSLVMKVRAKVLEYAREYFQKTDFTEVSPPMFISAAVEGGSTLFGLKYFDQNLYLTQSSQLYLEILIYSLEQVYCIAPSFRAEKSRTIRHLTEYWHMEAEWPYADMNDLMKFEEDLMEHICKRVAENCQKEFAELGADINKLAQVKTPFPRITYAEAIERLQAKNSALKWGDDLGYEDEKVLAEEFGKPFFVYDYPKVIKAFYCKTYSDRPDVALSVDMMVPRIGEISTGGQREEQKDALIERMKEQGLNPEDYEWYLDLRRYGTVPHAGFGMGVERLLVWMLDLDNIIDAIPFPRTTRRFYP; this is translated from the coding sequence ATGGTTCTGGTGAAAATCCGCGAAATCTTAGACGGTAACTGCACCGACAAACCGGTGTCTGTGCGGGGCTGGGTTTACCGTAAACGCCAAGGAAAAGAACTCATATTCATAGTAATCCGAGACTCAACCGGAGTCATACAATGCACTGTGAAAAAAGTGAACGCCGCCGCATGGGCAGAAGCCGAAAAACTAACCATCGAATCCGCCCTCACACTGGACGGCACAGCAAAACCTGACTCCCGCGCACCTGGAGGCTATGAAATAGCCGCCGAAGCAGTCGCCATAATTGGGCTGGCGGAAGTTTTCCCCATAGCCAAAGACAAAAGCGAAGAATTCATCCGTGACATGAGGCACCTGTGGCTACGCAGCCGTAAAATGAGTTTGGTCATGAAAGTCCGCGCCAAAGTTTTGGAATACGCACGAGAATACTTCCAGAAAACGGATTTCACAGAGGTTTCTCCGCCCATGTTCATTTCCGCCGCGGTGGAAGGCGGCTCCACCCTGTTCGGATTAAAATATTTTGACCAGAACCTGTATTTGACCCAGAGCAGCCAGCTGTATCTGGAAATTCTCATTTACAGTTTAGAGCAGGTTTACTGTATTGCACCTTCGTTCCGCGCTGAAAAAAGCCGCACCATACGGCACCTAACCGAGTACTGGCACATGGAAGCCGAATGGCCCTACGCAGACATGAACGACCTCATGAAATTCGAAGAAGACCTCATGGAACACATCTGCAAACGCGTCGCAGAGAACTGTCAAAAAGAATTCGCTGAACTGGGCGCCGACATCAACAAGCTTGCCCAAGTGAAAACGCCGTTCCCAAGGATAACCTACGCGGAAGCAATAGAGAGGCTGCAGGCGAAGAATTCGGCGTTGAAGTGGGGCGACGACTTGGGTTATGAAGATGAAAAGGTGCTTGCGGAGGAGTTTGGTAAGCCATTCTTTGTTTATGATTACCCCAAGGTGATTAAGGCATTTTACTGCAAGACTTACAGTGACCGCCCAGACGTTGCCCTGTCAGTAGACATGATGGTGCCGCGCATCGGCGAAATCAGCACAGGCGGACAACGCGAAGAACAAAAAGACGCCCTTATTGAACGCATGAAAGAGCAGGGGTTAAATCCTGAGGATTATGAGTGGTACCTTGACTTGCGCCGCTACGGCACGGTGCCGCACGCAGGTTTTGGTATGGGGGTGGAGCGCCTGCTGGTTTGGATGCTTGACCTTGACAACATAATTGATGCTATTCCCTTCCCTCGGACTACACGCAGATTCTACCCATAA
- a CDS encoding DUF3796 domain-containing protein, translated as MRKNKLGYIGILGLIGLLGITGNNGLFGFFGFFGFFAMLKGKGNDERINRNIDHSCKNAFAYDTIIASALIAYVGLSKTFDPTPISLFIAALALGTGVFGLSYYYYDTKGE; from the coding sequence ATGAGAAAAAACAAACTTGGATACATAGGCATTTTGGGTCTAATTGGCTTACTCGGCATAACAGGCAACAATGGACTCTTTGGCTTTTTCGGGTTCTTCGGCTTTTTTGCCATGCTCAAAGGAAAAGGCAACGACGAACGAATCAACAGAAACATTGACCACTCATGCAAAAACGCCTTTGCCTACGACACAATTATTGCATCAGCACTAATTGCGTATGTTGGGCTATCAAAAACATTCGACCCCACACCCATAAGCCTGTTTATAGCCGCTTTAGCTCTAGGAACCGGCGTCTTTGGGCTCTCATACTATTACTATGATACAAAAGGGGAATAA
- a CDS encoding geranylgeranylglycerol-phosphate geranylgeranyltransferase, with product MNKLSGFVRLMRPVNCLMMGFAVLVGAVLANSNFSTLNWFHVLFGFLTGFTFCAAAMVINDYYDRKIDAINEPQRPIPSGLIKPKEALAFMAMLVAVGFVFALLVSPLCFLVAAASLALTATYLTVGKRSGLPGNFLVSACVAIPFIYGSITVIGTISLNVVLFASMAFLSNTGREITKGIVDVKGDSAEGVKTLAVRFGEKSAAVTAVLFFISAVALTPVTWFLGLVGVWFIPFVLVTDIGLGVCSTILLLDHSREKAKKIKNVVLLLFMFGLLAYLFGVIK from the coding sequence ATGAACAAACTCAGTGGTTTTGTTCGGCTAATGCGGCCAGTCAACTGCTTAATGATGGGATTTGCCGTGCTGGTCGGCGCGGTTTTAGCTAACTCTAACTTTTCGACGTTGAATTGGTTTCACGTCTTATTTGGCTTTTTGACGGGATTCACGTTTTGCGCTGCTGCAATGGTCATCAACGACTACTACGACCGCAAAATAGACGCCATCAATGAACCCCAGCGACCCATCCCAAGCGGCTTGATCAAACCCAAAGAAGCATTAGCCTTCATGGCGATGCTGGTAGCGGTGGGTTTTGTTTTTGCGCTTTTAGTTAGCCCACTTTGTTTTCTGGTTGCAGCCGCCTCTTTAGCTTTAACGGCTACCTACCTTACTGTAGGCAAACGCAGCGGATTGCCCGGAAACTTTTTGGTTAGCGCCTGTGTTGCCATCCCCTTCATCTACGGCAGCATCACCGTAATCGGAACCATCAGCCTAAACGTGGTTCTGTTTGCGTCGATGGCATTTCTTTCCAACACAGGCAGGGAAATCACCAAAGGTATTGTGGACGTGAAGGGTGACAGTGCCGAAGGCGTGAAAACCTTGGCAGTGCGGTTTGGCGAGAAGAGCGCAGCCGTAACTGCCGTGCTGTTTTTCATCTCAGCAGTTGCGTTGACGCCAGTCACGTGGTTTCTGGGTTTGGTCGGCGTCTGGTTTATCCCCTTCGTTTTGGTGACGGACATTGGGCTGGGAGTCTGCTCAACGATTCTGCTTTTGGACCATTCACGGGAAAAAGCAAAAAAAATCAAAAACGTAGTTCTGCTGCTGTTCATGTTTGGGCTGCTTGCGTACCTTTTTGGCGTTATAAAATAG
- a CDS encoding DUF488 domain-containing protein, with amino-acid sequence MLKLKRVYDPPTREDGFRLLVDRLWPRGMSKERAKLDLWLKEVAPSEELRRWFSQEPHRWAEFKKKYQEELASKRALLIQIKQLEAEKGIVTLVYSSRDLKHNNAVVLKAVLDKLRLA; translated from the coding sequence TTGCTCAAGCTAAAGCGGGTGTATGACCCGCCTACCCGTGAAGACGGTTTTCGTCTTCTTGTTGACCGTTTGTGGCCACGCGGCATGTCTAAAGAGCGAGCCAAACTTGACCTGTGGCTGAAAGAGGTTGCACCCAGCGAAGAGTTGCGGCGGTGGTTCAGTCAGGAACCCCACCGGTGGGCGGAATTTAAAAAGAAATACCAAGAGGAGCTTGCTTCAAAACGGGCTTTGCTTATCCAAATTAAGCAGCTTGAGGCGGAAAAAGGAATTGTGACCTTAGTTTATTCCTCCCGAGACCTTAAGCATAATAACGCGGTGGTTCTGAAAGCGGTTTTGGATAAACTTAGGCTCGCGTAG
- a CDS encoding nitrous oxide reductase family maturation protein NosD has translation MRKPLLCLLIIFSLTTICVTLVQPIKAASKTITVPDDYATIRTAIGNASAGDTIFVKKGIYNQTVIVDKPLSLIGEDNQQTVIIGPYFGGTNTPPAVSVQANNVIVSGFNITQSWNGITIAENCTGCKITGNNIEHNFDSGILSRGQAEIVGNNITENQNWGVQAWSNNIIKDNNITGTGYPTYSSYFGDGVWVLKGNTTVQNNFISDNIAGIILGDGDSFNIVGNNITDNLEFGIKFTYSTNNVTVHHNNIELNKVGVILDYSSYTETATLGSGNVVYNNNFYNWQNVVVQHDFPVHVDFSGVVWDNGEEGNHWATYFPNSTQPNTQAITGPYIIDEANVDNHPLPNAVVVPEMPMWAIAGAAVGVTVLTVFVAKKQQRTS, from the coding sequence ATGCGCAAACCGCTATTATGCCTCTTAATTATTTTCAGCCTCACGACAATATGCGTGACACTTGTTCAGCCAATCAAAGCTGCCTCTAAAACCATCACGGTGCCAGACGACTACGCCACAATTCGGACGGCAATAGGAAACGCCTCTGCGGGAGACACCATCTTTGTAAAAAAAGGCATTTACAACCAAACGGTAATCGTAGACAAACCGCTTTCGTTGATAGGCGAAGATAACCAGCAAACAGTTATAATTGGACCATACTTTGGAGGCACCAACACGCCACCTGCTGTTTCTGTACAGGCAAACAATGTAATCGTGTCAGGATTTAACATAACTCAAAGTTGGAACGGAATAACTATAGCCGAGAACTGCACAGGCTGCAAGATAACGGGCAATAACATCGAACATAACTTTGACAGCGGAATCTTAAGCCGCGGGCAAGCTGAAATAGTGGGCAACAACATAACCGAAAACCAAAACTGGGGAGTACAAGCGTGGTCAAACAACATCATAAAAGACAACAATATAACGGGCACTGGATACCCTACCTATTCCAGCTACTTCGGAGACGGCGTCTGGGTTCTCAAAGGAAACACAACTGTTCAAAACAACTTTATTTCAGACAACATAGCGGGGATAATTCTAGGCGATGGTGACTCATTTAACATCGTTGGCAACAACATAACAGACAACCTGGAGTTCGGTATAAAATTCACGTATAGCACAAACAACGTAACAGTTCATCATAACAACATCGAACTCAACAAAGTCGGCGTTATCTTGGATTATTCATCCTACACAGAGACCGCCACTTTGGGGTCGGGTAACGTGGTTTACAACAACAACTTTTACAACTGGCAAAACGTTGTGGTTCAACATGATTTTCCGGTTCATGTAGATTTTAGCGGTGTTGTGTGGGATAACGGTGAAGAAGGCAACCATTGGGCGACTTACTTTCCCAACTCCACGCAGCCAAATACTCAGGCAATAACGGGACCGTACATAATTGACGAAGCAAATGTGGACAATCATCCGCTTCCAAACGCTGTGGTAGTCCCGGAGATGCCTATGTGGGCAATAGCGGGGGCAGCCGTCGGTGTAACCGTGTTAACGGTTTTTGTTGCTAAAAAGCAGCAACGGACGAGTTAA
- a CDS encoding helix-turn-helix transcriptional regulator — MKTRLKEYREKCGITQEALAEKVDATRQTILFLEKGKYNPSLRLAYRISRVLKTPIEDIFSFDDENFEADK, encoded by the coding sequence GTGAAAACAAGATTAAAAGAGTACAGAGAGAAATGTGGCATCACCCAAGAAGCCCTAGCCGAAAAAGTAGACGCCACCCGACAAACCATACTCTTCTTGGAAAAAGGCAAATACAACCCCTCCCTTCGGCTGGCATACAGGATTTCCCGCGTCCTCAAAACTCCCATTGAGGACATTTTTTCTTTTGACGACGAAAACTTTGAAGCAGACAAGTGA
- a CDS encoding DUF3795 domain-containing protein has product MSTREIGCCGAYCKTCMEQQRQKYPTERGCAGCKLGYDSGKRDLSKAKCKIKVCCFKEKQLETCADCPTYPCPILLEFWSKNGQKYLQYKRQLEFIKQNGYDKFLKRAEKWSGPRGKL; this is encoded by the coding sequence ATGTCAACAAGAGAGATTGGCTGCTGCGGCGCATACTGCAAAACCTGCATGGAGCAGCAGCGGCAGAAATACCCCACTGAGCGGGGATGCGCTGGCTGCAAGTTAGGCTACGACTCAGGTAAACGAGACTTAAGCAAAGCAAAATGCAAAATCAAAGTCTGCTGCTTCAAAGAAAAACAGCTTGAAACCTGCGCCGACTGCCCAACTTACCCCTGCCCGATTCTGCTGGAGTTTTGGAGCAAGAATGGCCAAAAGTACTTGCAGTACAAGCGGCAGCTTGAATTCATCAAACAAAACGGCTATGACAAGTTTTTGAAAAGGGCAGAAAAATGGAGTGGACCCCGCGGAAAACTGTAA
- a CDS encoding pyridoxamine 5'-phosphate oxidase family protein — MKKNQFEQGGLAEMEQILSRAEVGRLALSDGKTPYIIPLNFAYLNGKIGFHCAWQGKKLDLLALNPRCCFEVDQHMGEVSYHYDALCHLDYDSVIATGVARVEKDEDAIWQFFQALHAKYKEIYRKPVEEGGKLWDRKRLRECCCVVMYVEELTGRRERTVDGKRSKVMWQHKF, encoded by the coding sequence GTGAAGAAGAACCAGTTTGAGCAAGGGGGCTTAGCGGAGATGGAGCAGATTCTCAGCCGTGCAGAAGTCGGCAGACTTGCACTCAGCGACGGCAAAACCCCCTACATTATCCCCCTCAACTTTGCTTATCTCAACGGAAAAATTGGGTTCCACTGTGCATGGCAAGGCAAAAAACTTGACCTACTTGCTTTGAATCCTCGATGCTGCTTTGAAGTAGACCAACACATGGGCGAAGTCAGCTACCACTACGATGCGCTTTGCCACCTGGACTACGACAGCGTAATCGCCACTGGAGTGGCACGTGTTGAAAAGGACGAGGACGCCATTTGGCAGTTCTTCCAAGCCCTGCACGCTAAGTACAAGGAGATTTACCGTAAACCCGTCGAGGAAGGCGGCAAACTTTGGGACCGCAAACGCCTCCGCGAATGCTGCTGTGTCGTCATGTATGTTGAGGAGTTGACTGGACGCAGGGAACGCACCGTTGATGGTAAACGCAGCAAAGTGATGTGGCAACACAAATTCTGA
- a CDS encoding N-acetyltransferase family protein, which produces MQGNTRKQEFTIRFAKEEDSNAIFSMVKELAEYENLLDKLKANEQLIREALFHQKFAQAVIAEKQATPVGFALFFYNFSSFAGRPGIYIEDLYVKPEMRGKGLGKALFAFLAKLALERNCERLEWAVLKWNAPSIAFYQRLGAVAMDEWTRYKVADQELKDLAGDSAV; this is translated from the coding sequence ATGCAAGGTAACACCCGAAAACAAGAATTCACCATCAGATTCGCCAAAGAAGAAGACAGCAACGCCATTTTTAGCATGGTCAAAGAGTTAGCGGAATACGAAAACCTGCTAGACAAGCTAAAAGCAAACGAACAACTCATACGGGAGGCGCTTTTTCACCAAAAATTCGCCCAAGCGGTAATTGCAGAAAAACAAGCCACCCCCGTAGGCTTTGCCCTATTCTTCTACAACTTCTCCAGCTTCGCAGGTCGCCCCGGCATCTACATCGAAGACCTCTACGTTAAACCCGAAATGCGCGGCAAAGGTTTAGGCAAGGCACTGTTTGCGTTTTTGGCAAAGCTTGCGTTGGAGCGCAACTGTGAGCGTTTGGAGTGGGCGGTTCTGAAATGGAATGCCCCGTCTATTGCATTTTACCAGCGACTTGGCGCGGTGGCGATGGATGAGTGGACACGCTACAAGGTTGCAGACCAAGAACTGAAGGATTTGGCGGGTGACTCGGCGGTTTAG
- a CDS encoding Snf7 family protein, translating to MSERFAKKWENKKDEGRTYGDALRDAQPLKPRLDAAVKKLDMQISRLDLANDKFSQKDKALFAKLVDAYTKHDQARANIYANELAEVRKMAKLTMNARLALDQVSLRIKTVREFGDIITTLGPAIGVLRSVNVGIGSVLPEAENELGNIGDMLSGLMVEAGSGYGTTLNFNSVNDDAAKILAEAATVAEQRVNANFPDLPAGMPTGSTEGKTRT from the coding sequence ATGTCTGAACGATTTGCCAAAAAATGGGAAAACAAAAAAGATGAAGGAAGAACTTACGGTGATGCGCTGCGGGATGCACAGCCACTTAAGCCTCGTTTAGACGCCGCCGTAAAAAAACTGGACATGCAAATAAGCCGGTTAGATTTAGCCAACGATAAATTCAGCCAAAAAGACAAAGCTCTCTTTGCCAAGCTGGTTGATGCATACACAAAACATGACCAAGCACGCGCCAACATATACGCCAACGAACTTGCAGAAGTCCGCAAAATGGCAAAACTAACCATGAATGCACGTTTAGCTTTAGACCAAGTTTCCCTCAGAATCAAGACAGTAAGAGAATTTGGAGACATAATAACCACCCTAGGCCCAGCCATCGGCGTTCTACGAAGCGTCAACGTCGGCATAGGCAGCGTACTACCCGAAGCAGAAAACGAGCTCGGCAACATAGGCGACATGCTCAGCGGCTTAATGGTGGAAGCAGGGTCAGGCTACGGAACAACCCTTAATTTCAACAGTGTCAACGATGACGCAGCCAAAATCCTCGCTGAAGCAGCCACCGTCGCAGAGCAGAGAGTCAACGCGAACTTCCCCGACTTGCCCGCAGGCATGCCAACTGGCTCTACAGAAGGAAAAACCAGAACCTAA